The following are from one region of the Leucobacter sp. Psy1 genome:
- a CDS encoding nucleotidyltransferase domain-containing protein, with translation MNRPDLIRALILHGVPASILDDLPALPESISGMVVYGSRARGDALEGSDLDLLALAAAHRPTINAGLVSLSFYTVDQLKTGAGTLFGAHLERDGKILFDEDGCLTAALGCMGQVDTDRLFRRVLEMSQLFTTPELDLPKYQQGLARQARYLLRSTLYAKAIAHGSPCFSVREIANRHDDENLTRLLASRQDRKATYEDYLDCLFRLQDLIGEFPLNGHGSLEATVVNEWGNNSDLLSMAFMALGSSGSGSDYAEVEKILL, from the coding sequence GTGAACAGGCCAGATCTCATACGCGCGCTTATCTTGCATGGCGTACCTGCCTCCATCCTTGACGACCTTCCTGCTTTACCGGAATCTATCAGTGGAATGGTCGTTTACGGCAGCCGTGCGCGAGGAGACGCTTTGGAGGGGTCGGATCTCGACCTCCTTGCTCTAGCCGCAGCACATCGGCCGACAATCAATGCGGGTTTAGTTAGTCTGAGTTTTTACACCGTTGATCAACTTAAGACCGGTGCCGGTACCTTGTTCGGGGCCCATCTCGAACGCGATGGCAAAATTCTGTTTGACGAGGACGGTTGCCTGACCGCAGCGCTGGGTTGCATGGGTCAGGTCGACACTGACCGACTATTTCGACGAGTGTTGGAAATGTCGCAACTCTTCACAACTCCCGAACTCGACCTGCCGAAGTACCAACAGGGCCTCGCACGTCAAGCTCGCTACCTACTGCGTAGCACCTTATACGCGAAGGCTATAGCTCATGGCTCCCCTTGCTTCTCGGTGCGAGAAATAGCCAATCGCCACGACGATGAGAACTTGACGCGTCTGCTCGCCTCCCGGCAAGACCGGAAGGCGACGTATGAGGACTACCTCGACTGCTTGTTTCGACTGCAAGACCTGATCGGGGAGTTTCCACTTAACGGACATGGTTCGCTCGAGGCTACGGTGGTCAATGAATGGGGAAACAATAGTGACTTGTTGTCAATGGCTTTCATGGCACTCGGTTCGAGCGGCTCAGGATCGGATTACGCCGAAGTGGAGAAGATCCTACTGTGA
- a CDS encoding metallophosphoesterase, whose protein sequence is MGDIHGNLKALLGLLAALDERKISRTIFLGDYVNKGPSPADVLEVLLVRRQSGRATLLAGNHEAALLSALDTGNVAPFLKMGGATTIRSYLRRQARPDVLSDFRSQLPHHHLSALREMPTVWESGEVVAQHVPPGIHASRFQISAHVPVGKLPRITTNSAQLDTGSGSSEQAGRLTAFMWPSRDYIQVDASGKMIS, encoded by the coding sequence GTGGGCGACATACATGGCAACTTGAAGGCGCTCTTGGGTCTTCTTGCGGCCCTTGACGAACGGAAGATCTCCCGGACAATCTTCCTCGGCGATTATGTGAACAAGGGGCCTTCTCCTGCTGATGTGCTGGAGGTTTTACTGGTACGTCGACAGTCAGGCAGGGCTACTCTTCTGGCGGGGAACCATGAGGCTGCACTCCTGTCCGCCTTGGACACAGGCAACGTCGCTCCATTCCTTAAAATGGGCGGGGCAACTACCATTCGGTCCTACCTTCGCCGCCAGGCCCGTCCGGACGTGCTCAGCGATTTTCGCAGTCAGCTGCCTCACCACCATCTATCCGCGTTACGCGAGATGCCGACGGTTTGGGAGTCTGGCGAAGTTGTCGCTCAGCATGTCCCTCCGGGGATACACGCGTCAAGGTTTCAAATCAGTGCGCACGTTCCTGTCGGGAAACTGCCGAGAATCACCACCAATTCGGCACAGCTTGATACTGGAAGTGGGAGTTCTGAACAGGCAGGGCGACTCACAGCGTTTATGTGGCCGAGTCGTGACTATATCCAGGTTGACGCGAGCGGGAAAATGATCAGTTGA
- a CDS encoding DUF4062 domain-containing protein: protein MTTKAPLRVFLASPGDLIAERAIVQEAIDRYNTSRRREDDRPYELLGWESKRGTAGRPQDEINELFDRSDFLIVLFKSSWGSEPGSPLGYTSGTEEELFTGLLELGIHEQPLKDLWVGFVDHPSPSNEIEELKAQLQRRHPLLYESIKDDLDLDRKLSDRLEGWQKTAGTKTPRWLELLPRSGRDVLGAARKRLEGEKLIKLGQTGPGLERLEESSRIGGPTEQLAYSRALGRRGQLEHALRVARAAILKILDNPIELNSTLAGEAFLTEAGLLRRQGSDFEAINRLGTILGELDGKARGAWRVKSRILDERGLANQRLGRVTDARDDFSASLELRRENTRSVEIAQSLVNLVRLESLEKDFPAADNHAEAMLTVLKGAAPSDLHANAWTAVAQLRLREGRAAEGLPYALQALRLNEQTENTSGIAKSLLVLTQCSREVGEIGKARTYAKRCIEVNNSMSNTHGAGLARWQLDQLDAK from the coding sequence GTGACCACCAAAGCACCGCTCCGAGTCTTTTTAGCATCGCCTGGAGACCTCATCGCTGAACGTGCGATTGTCCAAGAAGCTATCGATAGATACAACACATCACGTCGCCGTGAAGATGATCGACCTTATGAGTTGCTCGGCTGGGAGTCTAAGCGCGGCACTGCGGGACGGCCACAAGACGAAATAAACGAGCTTTTCGATCGCTCTGATTTTCTAATTGTCTTATTCAAGAGCTCTTGGGGAAGCGAGCCCGGAAGTCCTCTTGGGTACACATCCGGAACCGAGGAAGAGCTCTTCACTGGCTTACTCGAACTAGGCATCCATGAGCAACCCCTCAAAGATCTTTGGGTTGGATTTGTCGATCACCCGAGTCCCTCAAACGAGATCGAGGAGTTGAAAGCACAGCTGCAGAGAAGACATCCGTTACTCTATGAGTCGATTAAAGACGACCTCGATCTCGATCGTAAGCTGAGCGATCGGCTTGAAGGATGGCAAAAGACCGCTGGAACGAAGACACCACGATGGCTCGAACTACTTCCCCGATCGGGTCGAGACGTTCTCGGCGCAGCTCGGAAACGGCTCGAGGGGGAGAAATTGATCAAGTTGGGCCAAACTGGCCCCGGGCTTGAGCGACTTGAAGAGTCCTCCCGAATTGGGGGGCCGACCGAGCAACTTGCCTACTCGCGTGCTCTCGGGCGTCGGGGACAACTCGAGCACGCACTAAGAGTCGCGCGTGCAGCGATTCTGAAAATTCTAGATAATCCGATTGAGCTAAATTCGACGCTTGCAGGTGAGGCATTTCTAACGGAAGCTGGTCTTCTGCGAAGGCAGGGTTCGGATTTCGAAGCGATCAACCGATTAGGAACAATCTTGGGTGAGCTTGATGGCAAAGCCAGAGGTGCATGGAGAGTGAAATCTCGAATTCTTGACGAGCGCGGTTTGGCTAATCAGCGCCTTGGGAGGGTGACAGATGCCAGAGACGACTTCAGCGCCTCGCTTGAACTCCGGAGGGAGAATACCCGGAGTGTTGAAATCGCCCAGTCTCTCGTGAATCTTGTCCGCCTAGAAAGCCTGGAGAAGGATTTCCCAGCCGCTGACAACCATGCTGAAGCAATGCTCACTGTCCTCAAAGGGGCGGCGCCTTCGGATTTGCACGCCAACGCTTGGACGGCAGTCGCGCAGCTACGCCTGCGAGAGGGACGTGCCGCCGAGGGACTCCCGTATGCGCTTCAGGCTCTTCGGTTGAACGAGCAGACGGAGAATACTTCGGGCATTGCAAAGTCTCTCCTCGTGCTCACACAGTGTTCCCGCGAGGTCGGTGAGATTGGAAAAGCGCGGACTTACGCAAAACGATGCATCGAAGTGAATAATTCGATGTCGAACACTCACGGCGCGGGGCTTGCGCGTTGGCAGCTTGACCAATTGGATGCTAAATGA
- a CDS encoding F510_1955 family glycosylhydrolase — protein MNRLLPLTTLTALALVITGCANTPTTEPDAATPRIEHVHGIAEDPRGTDLLVATHNGIYAVTPDGEVSGPIGGHDFDAMGFTIAEDTLFASGHPGPKTAAELGAPNLGIIQSDDYGQTWSPVALNGSTDFHVLTAGPDGTLYGIASSDIELLISTDGGHEWTAGASIGAADLVATDNGIYAAAEEGLLRSDDHGMTFIPVEGAPLLYMLDARPDGVLVGVGTDGALWEQDADQTWQRLEAVDGAVQAFAAIGDERIVLVDDRGIVDIIADDTTVLSPAR, from the coding sequence ATGAACCGCCTCCTGCCCCTGACCACGCTCACCGCACTCGCTCTCGTTATTACCGGATGCGCCAACACCCCAACCACCGAACCCGACGCTGCCACACCCCGTATCGAACATGTCCACGGCATCGCCGAAGACCCCCGCGGCACTGACCTGCTCGTCGCCACCCACAACGGCATCTACGCCGTCACCCCGGACGGGGAGGTCTCCGGCCCCATTGGCGGCCACGACTTCGACGCGATGGGATTCACCATCGCCGAAGACACCTTGTTCGCTTCCGGGCACCCCGGCCCCAAAACCGCCGCAGAACTCGGCGCCCCCAACCTCGGCATCATCCAAAGTGACGACTACGGCCAGACCTGGTCACCCGTCGCGCTCAACGGCAGCACCGATTTCCACGTCCTCACCGCCGGCCCCGACGGCACCCTCTACGGAATCGCGTCCAGCGACATCGAGCTCCTCATCAGCACCGACGGCGGCCACGAATGGACAGCAGGAGCATCGATCGGAGCGGCAGATCTCGTCGCCACGGACAACGGCATCTACGCCGCAGCCGAAGAAGGACTCCTGCGCAGCGACGACCACGGTATGACATTCATCCCCGTCGAGGGCGCGCCACTGTTATACATGCTCGACGCCCGCCCGGACGGCGTCCTCGTCGGCGTCGGCACGGACGGCGCTCTGTGGGAACAAGACGCCGACCAGACCTGGCAACGCCTCGAGGCCGTCGACGGTGCTGTTCAGGCCTTCGCCGCGATCGGCGATGAACGAATCGTTCTCGTCGACGATCGAGGCATCGTCGACATCATCGCAGATGACACCACCGTCCTCAGCCCCGCACGGTAG
- a CDS encoding DUF305 domain-containing protein, with the protein MKKLPLALGAGVFSLALVLTGCSDASAPTGENTAPSDTSSTVTANDADEMFVTMMIPHHQQAIEMADIVLAKDGLDPAVAELAQQIKDAQGPEMERMLGWLDDWGVEYEPDDMGGMDHGSMDDSGDGMMSEEDMATLEEADATQASRTFLEQMIVHHDGAVDMARTALEDGQNQDVLDLAQQVIDDQTAEISTMQDLLNEL; encoded by the coding sequence ATGAAGAAGCTTCCCCTTGCCCTCGGTGCTGGCGTGTTCAGCCTCGCTCTCGTTCTCACCGGCTGCTCTGACGCATCCGCGCCGACAGGCGAGAACACTGCACCGTCGGACACCTCATCGACCGTCACGGCAAACGACGCCGATGAGATGTTCGTGACGATGATGATCCCGCATCACCAGCAGGCCATCGAGATGGCCGACATCGTTTTGGCGAAGGATGGACTCGACCCGGCCGTCGCGGAGCTCGCTCAGCAGATCAAGGATGCCCAAGGCCCGGAAATGGAGCGGATGCTCGGGTGGCTGGACGACTGGGGCGTCGAGTACGAACCCGACGACATGGGTGGCATGGACCACGGTTCAATGGACGACTCCGGCGACGGGATGATGTCCGAAGAAGACATGGCAACGCTGGAAGAGGCAGACGCGACGCAAGCGAGCCGCACCTTCCTCGAGCAGATGATCGTGCACCACGACGGCGCCGTGGATATGGCGCGCACTGCTCTCGAAGACGGTCAAAACCAGGACGTCCTTGACCTTGCCCAGCAGGTGATCGACGACCAGACCGCCGAGATCTCCACCATGCAGGACCTCCTCAACGAGCTCTGA
- a CDS encoding DUF6153 family protein has product MSEIRSLCQTHHSTVGGGHLPRVFVKLVVLAWEKERRAEHMQITLHIARQQLSLRALLLIAGAALMIMVGLLGMHTFSADVAGHDAHHSATASTAPEHSTPMAATSDISGAIACDDTCLMGTGQSHSDMVTACVLALLAALLLLVRPMLLEHLGPPLRALASSLRLRAVSILPRTPSLIFLSISRT; this is encoded by the coding sequence GTGAGTGAGATCCGCTCATTGTGTCAGACCCATCACTCAACCGTCGGCGGTGGGCATCTCCCCAGGGTGTTCGTGAAGTTGGTGGTGTTAGCGTGGGAGAAGGAACGGAGGGCCGAGCATATGCAGATCACGCTACACATCGCGCGTCAGCAGCTATCGTTGCGTGCCCTGTTGCTGATCGCCGGTGCCGCACTCATGATCATGGTGGGGCTGCTTGGCATGCACACCTTCAGCGCCGACGTGGCAGGCCACGACGCCCACCATTCCGCGACAGCGTCAACAGCCCCCGAGCACTCCACCCCGATGGCGGCCACCTCTGACATCAGCGGCGCTATCGCGTGTGATGACACCTGTCTGATGGGAACCGGGCAAAGCCATTCGGACATGGTCACCGCGTGCGTCCTCGCATTGCTTGCAGCTCTTCTTCTGCTGGTTCGCCCGATGCTTCTGGAGCATCTCGGCCCGCCCCTGCGGGCGCTGGCGTCGTCTTTGCGGTTGCGGGCTGTGAGCATCCTGCCGCGCACACCCTCACTCATATTCCTTTCGATTAGTCGAACCTGA
- a CDS encoding YHS domain-containing protein, which translates to MSDSPAGSCCSHNSHVAVAADGRKDLLAPSADELAECPVMVGSTVVKADAEAAGLFRDYEGARYYFCCAACGPRFDADPAKYVAAA; encoded by the coding sequence ATGTCCGATTCCCCCGCTGGATCCTGCTGCAGCCACAACAGCCACGTGGCGGTCGCGGCCGATGGGCGCAAGGATCTGCTCGCCCCATCCGCGGACGAGCTCGCTGAATGCCCGGTGATGGTCGGCAGCACCGTCGTCAAAGCAGACGCAGAAGCCGCGGGCCTGTTCCGTGACTACGAGGGCGCCCGCTACTACTTCTGCTGCGCAGCATGCGGCCCCCGCTTCGACGCGGACCCCGCCAAGTACGTTGCCGCCGCCTGA
- a CDS encoding heavy metal translocating P-type ATPase, with translation MSNSHHDGVKHTDGHHESHTPAEHESHHEMAHHAHTDVADAATSGSSHHAHPDTMSHGAHGTDGGHDTHGAHEGHGGHAGHGDHVGQFRRLFWIMLVLAVPTVALSGMFSMILGYSLPDISGIMWVSPVLGTVMYVWGGKPFLVGAVSEIRSRKPGMMLLIGLAITVAFLASWGATLGMLHHELDFWWELALLIVIMLLGHWIEMRSLAQTTSALDSLAALLPDEAERVENGEVVVVSPADLVVGDVVVVRPGGSVPADGRIVDGRASMDESMVTGESRTVTRGSGDPVTAGTVATDSGLRVEITAIGDDTTLAGIQRLVTEAQSSSSRAQRLADTAAGWLFWFALGSAAITALVWTLVGFPDAAVIRTITVLVIACPHALGLAIPLVVSIATERAARGGVLVKDRLALESMRTVDTVLFDKTGTLTKGEPVVSEVSITGGGDADQVLALAAAAEVDSEHPLAKAIVRAAAEKKLTVPGSRDFTSSPAVGVTATVDGSTIRVGGPHLLTEEGADELPIADAWRTDGAIILHVIQDGRVIGALKLADEVRSESREAVDAIHVLGVQVVMITGDAEAVAHAVAQDLGIDRVFAGVRPEDKAAKVQELQREGRKVAMVGDGVNDAPALAQADVGLAIGAGTDVAIASAGVILASDDPRSVLSVIELSRAAYRKMKQNLWWAAGYNLISVPLAAGALAPIGFVLPMSVGAVLMSLSTIVVALNAQLLRRLDLRPETTTRAILDR, from the coding sequence ATGAGTAACTCGCACCACGACGGCGTTAAACACACCGACGGACATCACGAGTCCCACACACCCGCGGAGCACGAGTCCCATCATGAGATGGCGCATCATGCCCATACGGATGTGGCCGATGCCGCGACATCGGGCTCCTCGCATCATGCACATCCCGACACGATGTCTCACGGTGCGCACGGCACCGATGGAGGGCACGACACTCACGGGGCCCACGAGGGGCACGGTGGTCATGCGGGGCACGGCGACCATGTCGGGCAGTTCCGCCGGTTGTTCTGGATCATGCTCGTCCTGGCGGTCCCGACCGTTGCGCTGTCGGGCATGTTCTCGATGATCCTCGGCTATTCTCTCCCGGACATCTCCGGGATCATGTGGGTGTCTCCGGTGCTGGGAACGGTGATGTATGTCTGGGGCGGGAAACCGTTCCTCGTCGGCGCCGTCAGCGAGATCCGCTCCCGAAAGCCCGGGATGATGCTCCTCATCGGCCTCGCAATCACGGTCGCATTCCTCGCCTCGTGGGGTGCGACCCTAGGGATGTTGCATCACGAGCTCGACTTCTGGTGGGAGCTGGCGCTCCTCATCGTCATCATGCTGCTCGGTCACTGGATCGAGATGCGCTCCCTCGCCCAGACCACCTCCGCCCTCGACTCTCTGGCCGCTCTCCTCCCGGATGAGGCGGAACGGGTCGAGAATGGCGAGGTCGTTGTCGTCTCACCCGCCGACCTTGTCGTCGGCGATGTTGTCGTCGTTCGGCCCGGAGGCAGCGTCCCCGCGGATGGGCGCATTGTCGATGGACGCGCGTCGATGGACGAGTCCATGGTCACCGGTGAATCTCGCACGGTCACCCGCGGCAGCGGTGATCCGGTCACAGCGGGCACTGTCGCCACCGATTCGGGATTGCGTGTTGAGATCACTGCGATCGGTGATGACACCACCCTCGCCGGCATCCAACGCCTGGTGACCGAAGCGCAGAGCTCCTCGTCCCGCGCCCAGCGACTCGCCGACACCGCCGCCGGATGGCTGTTCTGGTTCGCACTCGGATCTGCGGCCATCACCGCGCTCGTATGGACCCTGGTGGGATTCCCGGATGCCGCCGTCATCCGCACGATCACCGTCTTGGTGATCGCTTGCCCCCACGCGCTCGGTCTGGCCATCCCGCTAGTCGTGTCGATCGCGACCGAGCGGGCCGCGCGCGGTGGCGTCCTCGTCAAGGACCGGCTGGCGTTGGAGAGCATGCGCACTGTCGACACTGTGTTGTTCGACAAGACCGGAACTCTCACGAAAGGCGAGCCTGTCGTCTCCGAAGTATCGATCACCGGCGGGGGCGACGCGGATCAGGTGCTTGCGCTGGCGGCCGCCGCGGAAGTCGACAGTGAGCATCCCCTGGCGAAGGCGATTGTCCGTGCCGCTGCCGAGAAGAAGCTCACGGTGCCCGGAAGTCGCGACTTCACCTCATCTCCCGCGGTTGGCGTCACTGCAACCGTCGACGGGTCGACCATCCGCGTCGGTGGACCGCACCTTCTCACGGAGGAAGGCGCAGACGAACTCCCCATTGCCGACGCCTGGCGCACGGACGGCGCCATCATCCTCCACGTCATTCAAGACGGGCGTGTGATTGGTGCGTTGAAGCTCGCCGATGAGGTGCGTTCGGAGTCGCGCGAAGCGGTCGATGCGATCCACGTCCTCGGCGTGCAAGTGGTCATGATCACCGGAGACGCAGAGGCCGTCGCACATGCCGTCGCTCAAGATCTCGGCATCGACCGGGTCTTCGCCGGGGTCCGTCCAGAAGACAAGGCCGCGAAGGTCCAGGAGCTTCAGCGAGAAGGTCGGAAAGTCGCGATGGTCGGCGACGGTGTTAATGACGCTCCCGCACTCGCCCAAGCCGACGTCGGGCTCGCAATCGGCGCGGGCACGGATGTCGCGATCGCCTCGGCCGGCGTCATCCTCGCCAGCGACGACCCCCGCTCCGTGCTCTCGGTAATCGAACTGTCCCGCGCCGCGTACCGAAAGATGAAACAGAACCTCTGGTGGGCTGCGGGCTATAACCTCATCTCCGTCCCCCTCGCAGCCGGTGCCCTCGCCCCTATCGGGTTCGTGCTGCCGATGTCGGTCGGCGCCGTCCTCATGTCGCTGTCCACGATCGTCGTCGCGCTCAACGCGCAGCTGTTGCGGCGCCTGGACCTTCGTCCTGAGACCACGACTCGCGCCATCCTCGACCGATGA
- a CDS encoding metal-sensitive transcriptional regulator, translating to MTDVIKPAASCDHGEHGYITDKARYLARLKRIEGQARGVHRMVEDEQYCIDILTQISALTGALQGVAIGLLEDHLRHCVADAVRAGGDTAEEKIREASQAIGRLVR from the coding sequence ATGACCGACGTCATTAAACCTGCAGCTTCGTGTGACCACGGCGAGCACGGCTACATCACCGACAAAGCCCGCTACCTCGCCCGACTCAAACGCATCGAAGGCCAAGCACGTGGCGTGCACCGCATGGTCGAAGACGAGCAATACTGCATCGATATCCTCACCCAGATCTCCGCACTCACCGGCGCCCTGCAAGGCGTCGCCATCGGACTCCTCGAAGACCACCTCCGCCACTGCGTCGCAGACGCCGTCCGCGCAGGCGGGGACACTGCCGAAGAGAAAATACGAGAGGCATCTCAAGCCATCGGCCGCCTCGTCCGGTGA
- a CDS encoding helix-turn-helix transcriptional regulator — translation MLTIASRLDVMNRLGRAMADPTRSRILMTLLDGPSYPAVLSRELELTRSNVSNHLTCLRDCGVVVAEPEGRQTRYEIADPHLAAALVSLVDVTLAVDEHAPCVDSACTVPCCCGTGADA, via the coding sequence GTGCTGACTATTGCTTCACGCCTCGACGTCATGAACCGGCTCGGCCGTGCCATGGCGGATCCGACGCGTTCCCGGATCCTGATGACGTTGCTCGATGGTCCGAGCTACCCGGCCGTGCTCTCGCGCGAGTTGGAGCTGACGCGCTCGAACGTGTCTAACCATCTCACCTGCCTGCGCGACTGCGGGGTCGTGGTCGCTGAGCCTGAGGGTCGCCAGACTCGCTACGAGATCGCAGATCCGCACCTTGCTGCTGCGCTCGTTTCCCTCGTGGACGTGACGCTGGCTGTCGATGAGCACGCACCTTGCGTGGACTCAGCATGCACGGTACCTTGCTGCTGCGGGACGGGGGCGGACGCGTGA
- a CDS encoding cation-translocating P-type ATPase, giving the protein MHGTLLLRDGGGRVSAACGCEHEPATAADDENEEVGRPWWKDRGIMVPVFSGVAFLTGLILEWSGLEIPALVLFWAGLLLGASTFTPGAIRKLLKGKLGIGLLMTISAIGAVILGYVEEAAALAFLYSIAEALEDKAMDRARGGLRALLKLVPETATVLRDGVSVQVQAKELTVGQVMVVRPGERIATDGIVRAGRSSLDTSAITGESIPVEVEPGDAVSAGAINSAGALEVETTAAGTDNSLTTIVELVEQAQTEKGERARLADRIARPLVPGVLILAALVAILGSLLGDPEMWITRALVVLVAASPCALAISVPLTVVAAIGAASKFGVIIKSGAVFERFGTVRHVAVDKTGTLTCNEPAVTAVLTANSVTETQALAWAAALEQHSTHPLASAITAATPGIAAAVDVTEKAGHGIEGTVDGSRITVGSPRWLDAGELGDRVAGLEEQGMTVVIVHRDGFPVGAIGVRDELRPEVPEVVRTLADQGIDMTMLTGDNARTARALAAQAGIKDVRAELRPEDKAAAIGELSKAGSVAMIGDGINDAPALASADIGIAMGATGSDAAIESADVAFTGHDLRLIPRAFDHARRCRRIINQNIFLSLLIITALLPLALFGVLGLAAVVLVHEIAEVIVILNGLRAARAKSPALSSVTPSSPVAVHAGRN; this is encoded by the coding sequence ATGCACGGTACCTTGCTGCTGCGGGACGGGGGCGGACGCGTGAGCGCGGCGTGTGGCTGCGAACACGAGCCTGCTACTGCGGCGGATGATGAGAATGAAGAGGTGGGGCGACCCTGGTGGAAGGACCGCGGCATCATGGTGCCGGTCTTTTCAGGTGTCGCATTCCTCACCGGTCTAATCCTTGAATGGTCCGGCCTCGAGATCCCGGCGCTCGTGCTGTTCTGGGCCGGCCTGTTGCTGGGCGCGTCGACGTTCACTCCTGGCGCGATCCGGAAGCTGTTAAAGGGCAAGCTCGGGATCGGGCTGCTGATGACGATCAGCGCGATCGGCGCGGTCATTCTCGGTTACGTCGAGGAGGCCGCAGCGTTGGCCTTCCTATACTCAATCGCAGAGGCCCTCGAGGACAAGGCGATGGACCGCGCCCGGGGAGGGCTGCGGGCGCTGCTGAAGCTGGTGCCGGAGACGGCGACAGTGCTGCGCGACGGGGTGTCCGTGCAGGTTCAGGCGAAGGAGCTGACGGTCGGCCAGGTCATGGTGGTCCGACCGGGCGAGCGGATCGCGACCGACGGGATCGTCCGTGCGGGGCGCTCCAGCTTGGACACCTCGGCGATCACCGGGGAATCGATCCCGGTCGAGGTCGAGCCCGGCGATGCGGTGTCGGCCGGCGCGATCAACAGCGCCGGCGCACTGGAGGTCGAAACGACCGCGGCGGGTACCGACAACTCGCTAACCACGATCGTCGAACTGGTGGAGCAGGCGCAGACGGAGAAGGGCGAGCGTGCTCGTCTCGCGGACCGGATCGCTCGCCCGCTGGTGCCCGGTGTGCTGATCCTCGCCGCCCTCGTCGCGATCCTCGGATCGCTGCTGGGCGACCCGGAGATGTGGATCACCCGCGCACTCGTCGTGCTAGTCGCAGCCTCACCCTGTGCGCTGGCGATCTCTGTTCCGCTGACGGTCGTCGCCGCGATCGGCGCGGCGAGCAAGTTCGGCGTGATCATCAAATCCGGAGCCGTCTTCGAGCGCTTCGGCACGGTCCGGCATGTAGCCGTCGACAAGACCGGCACCCTCACCTGCAACGAGCCCGCGGTCACCGCCGTCCTCACCGCGAACAGCGTGACCGAGACACAGGCGCTGGCCTGGGCGGCGGCGCTGGAACAGCACAGCACGCATCCCCTCGCCTCCGCTATCACCGCTGCGACTCCGGGCATTGCGGCAGCTGTAGACGTGACCGAGAAGGCCGGGCACGGCATCGAAGGCACCGTCGACGGGTCGAGAATCACCGTCGGCAGCCCCCGCTGGCTCGACGCCGGGGAGCTCGGAGACCGGGTCGCGGGTCTCGAGGAACAGGGCATGACCGTCGTGATCGTCCACCGGGACGGATTCCCGGTCGGGGCGATCGGTGTCCGCGACGAACTGCGCCCCGAAGTTCCCGAAGTCGTCCGCACGCTCGCGGATCAGGGCATCGACATGACCATGCTCACCGGCGACAACGCCCGCACCGCACGCGCCCTCGCCGCACAGGCTGGCATCAAGGATGTGCGTGCGGAGCTGCGTCCCGAGGACAAGGCAGCGGCAATCGGTGAGCTGTCGAAGGCGGGATCGGTCGCGATGATTGGCGACGGCATCAACGACGCCCCGGCCCTCGCCTCCGCGGACATCGGCATCGCTATGGGAGCGACCGGTTCCGACGCAGCGATCGAGTCCGCCGATGTCGCGTTCACGGGCCACGACCTGCGCCTCATTCCGCGGGCGTTCGACCACGCCCGCCGGTGTCGGCGGATCATCAACCAGAACATCTTCCTGTCGTTGCTGATCATCACCGCGTTGCTCCCACTCGCGCTGTTCGGAGTCCTGGGGCTGGCCGCCGTCGTCCTGGTCCACGAGATCGCTGAGGTCATCGTGATCCTTAACGGCCTGCGCGCCGCGCGCGCCAAGTCGCCCGCGCTGTCGTCGGTAACGCCTTCTTCACCTGTCGCGGTCCACGCGGGTCGGAACTGA
- a CDS encoding helix-turn-helix transcriptional regulator, with amino-acid sequence MTVELDTGWNLRSVMASRGIFQTSKLKPLLEERGIDLSREQVYRLVTQPPQRVRLDVLAALCDALECSLNDLVTITRREALAPVAVGEEATRGSIGDLRPVRAAIRRPRTK; translated from the coding sequence ATGACCGTTGAGCTCGACACCGGCTGGAATCTGCGCAGCGTGATGGCTTCGCGCGGGATCTTCCAGACCTCCAAGCTGAAGCCCCTGCTCGAAGAGCGCGGCATCGACCTGTCCCGGGAGCAGGTCTATCGGCTGGTGACTCAGCCGCCACAGCGGGTGCGTCTTGACGTGTTGGCGGCGTTGTGCGATGCACTGGAGTGCTCGCTCAACGATCTCGTGACGATCACTCGCCGGGAGGCCTTGGCCCCGGTGGCGGTGGGCGAGGAGGCGACACGGGGGTCGATCGGTGATCTCCGTCCTGTTCGCGCGGCGATTCGTCGGCCGCGTACGAAGTAG